One segment of Syngnathus scovelli strain Florida chromosome 6, RoL_Ssco_1.2, whole genome shotgun sequence DNA contains the following:
- the LOC125971042 gene encoding ciliary microtubule associated protein 1B-like has translation MPDENPKVGGVVGTKRALYALPSLTGANNHDPTKSKAPSYTFGHTCHLTKEHVSPGPAHFIPSNITKTGRDGTPAFSFGRRRKDWARDEIPGPNCYHIANAAKVTFRSSPAYTLSTRWKQAVLSNQTTPGPASNMLPPVLGSKTVNIPAVPSHTMSGRSNVGNFFNDLSKTPGPAAYQAVDPKTYLTKPPQYSMPGRNFLPTSFTKTPAPGVYCPEKVNSTHSKAPAFSFGRLHSENTLIPLTDVDRCQKSLKLV, from the exons ATGCCTGACGAAAACCCTAAAGTTGGTGGGGTGGTGGGGACCAAAAGAGCACTCTATGCACTTCCTTCACTCACAG GCGCTAATAACCACGATCCGACAAAAAGCAAAGCGCCAAGTTACACTTTTGGCCATACCTGTCACTTGACCAAAGAGCACGTCTCACCTGGACCTGCCCATTTTATTCCCTCCAACATCACCAAAACTGGCCGCGATGGAACACCGGCATTTTCATTTGGCAGACGTCGTAAGGATTGGGCACGTGACGAAATCCCTGGGCCCA ACTGCTACCACATTGCAAATGCAGCCAAGGTCACATTTCGTTCTTCACCTGCGTATACGTTGTCTACTCGGTGGAAACAAGCAGTGCTAAGCAACCAGACCACACCCG GCCCAGCATCCAACATGCTGCCTCCTGTCCTGGGATCCAAAACTGTGAACATTCCCGCCGTGCCCTCACACACAATGAGTGGTCGCAGCAACGTTGGCAACTTTTTTAATGATTTGTCAAAG ACTCCAGGCCCTGCGGCCTATCAAGCTGTGGATCCCAAAACTTATCTGACCAAACCTCCCCAGTACAGCATGCCAGGACGTAACTTCCTGCCTACAAGCTTTACAAAGACGCCAGCACCTGGAGTCTATTGCCCTGAgaag GTCAACTCTACACACTCAAAAGCTCCAGCGTTCAGTTTTGGAAGACTTCATTCAGAAAACACCCTAATCCCTCTTACGGACGTGGATCGTTGTCAAAAGTCTTTAAAGCTCGTTTAA